GATTGGCGAGGGGCGGGACCGGCGCGAGCTGGAGCAACTCGCCGACGAACTGGGGATCGGTGCATCGGTGCAGTTTCTTGGCTTCTGTGCCAATCCGCTGCCCTATATCCGGCAGGCAGAAATGCTCGTCTTGAGTAGCCGCTACGAGGGTTGCGCCGTGGTGCTCGGCGAGGCGATGGCGCTCGGCACGCCGGTGCTGTCGGCGGATTGCCCGACCGGTCCGCGAGACATGCTGGAAGGTGGCAAGGCCGGCCTGCTGGTGCCGGTCGGCGACGTGGACGCCATGGCGCTCGCCATCGAGCGCTTGCTGACGGACACCGAGCTACGCCGGAGCGTCGCGCAAGCCGCGCTGCAAAAGGTGGAGACGTTCACGCCGCCACGCGCCAATCAGCGGATGCTGGAGTTGGCGTTGCGCCTGTTGGCGAAGCAGGGCTCGCCGTCGGGCGTGCTGGAGCCTCGCTGAAGCGCAAGCCCGAGATTCACACGCCGCCAGTCACCAGCGGCAACACCGTCAGATCAGGATGCGTGCCTTCCACGATGCTGCGGCCCACGTGCACGGCTTCATAGAGCGCTTCGTCATGGCCGGCAAAGCTCTCCTCGCCGTCGGGGTGAAACGGCACCGCATGGCCGGGAATGGCCGGATCCGCGCCCGGATGGCAAACGTAGCCGATATACGTGTAGCGCTTATTCGCCGCGGTCGGCGTGTGCCCTTCGCTGGGTGGGTTTTTCAGAAACGGCGCTACGTGAATCTCGAAACCCTCGTATTCCACCATCTGCCAGGGTGCGGTTTCATCGGCCATGGCCGCCTCCGTCTAGTCACTCGCTTGTCAAAAAGTCTAGGTGATTTCCACGTGAAGCGCGCTTAAAACGGCTACGGCTAAACCCGGCTAAACCATTACGGCTTGATGGCGCCGATCTGCTTGAGCAGCGTCAGGTTGTCCTCGAGGTGCCAGTTTTCGACGATGCGACCGTCCTTCACGCGATACAGATCGAAGGCCTGGAAGTCGACGGTCTGGCCGTTACCCTTGAGGTTCTGGAATTGCCCGGTGAAGTGACCATAAAAATGCAGATGAACCGAGGCGCGGTCCCCGGCTACCACGAGGTCGTCGATTTCCGCGTGCAGGTCGGGCACCGCCGCGCGAAAACCCTTCGACGCCTGCAGCGGACCGTCAGGACCTTGCGGGCGTCCATCCGGCAAGGTGCGGTCGACAAAGGCGGGCGACAGTGCGAGCTTCGCGTAGGATTCGTCGCCGGAGTTCCAGAAGGCGGCGTAGCGGCGGGCGGTCCGCACGACTTCGGCACTCCGCGCCGAGTTCGACGCAACGGCGACGTGGTGCGGCACGGGCAGGTCGGTGTCGCTCGCGGCATGGGCGCTCAAGGCGCCGGCGAGGGTCGCAGCGATCAGCAGGTGACGGGCGATTCGGGAGAGGGAAGAGGTGGACATGGCGCGCTCCAGAGAGAGTTGAAGTGGATGAAGCGCATTCTCCGGCGTAAAACTGCCTTTGATAATCAGTTTGTCGCTTAAAGGATTTTCTATTTTTATTTGAAAATAACTGGCGCTGCCTGAACGGACCGGACGAAGTAA
The nucleotide sequence above comes from Paraburkholderia aromaticivorans. Encoded proteins:
- a CDS encoding ester cyclase, which gives rise to MSTSSLSRIARHLLIAATLAGALSAHAASDTDLPVPHHVAVASNSARSAEVVRTARRYAAFWNSGDESYAKLALSPAFVDRTLPDGRPQGPDGPLQASKGFRAAVPDLHAEIDDLVVAGDRASVHLHFYGHFTGQFQNLKGNGQTVDFQAFDLYRVKDGRIVENWHLEDNLTLLKQIGAIKP